The sequence GTATTTAGATATTGCCATTAAAAACAACGAAAAAAATTATAGTGTTTGGTTGCTTAAGGCAATAATAGATTTCATGGTTAGCAAAAACGTTGAAGAATCTTTCAAAAGTATTGGGAAAGCAGAACTATATGCCAAAAATACACATGAATGGAGATATAGTAAAGCGTTTTTATATTTTTGGATTGCAGATTACCCAAAAGCAATAGATCTGTGTCAAAAGATTAAAACCCAAAACTATATTAATGAAAATGTTACATTAGAGGAAGTCAGAGCATTCAATTTAAATCTATTAAAGCAGCCGCTGCCTAAAGCGCAATTATATTTTTGGATTGGATATTTAAGTTACCATAAAGTAAATAATTTAATAAATGCTTTGCAAGATTTTGAAATGTTTGAAAAGTTGGCAGATGCATCAATGTATATATTAAAAAACAGGTCGTCTGCATATTTAATAGAGATAAAACAAAAACTTAAAAAGAAGCCCAGTCTGGAATGACCGTGCTTTCCCAAGCACCCGGCCTAACCCCACGCCAGCGTTACCCCCGGTGCACCAAATACCCAGCCGCCCCTTTCGGGCGGCTTTTTTTATTGCATTTATTTATCCCTGATGCTATGCTTATTATTATGAATTATTTACCAATGACAAAAACCGAGATGGATTCCTTGGGCTGGGAGCAGTGCGACATCATCCTGGTCTCCGGCGATGCCTATGTGGACCATCCCTCGTTCGGCCCGGCGATCATCGGCCGGGTGCTGGAGGCTCAGGGCTTCAAAGTGGGCATCATCGCCCAGCCCGACTGGCACAGTCCGGATGATTTCACCAGGCTGGGCAGGCCCCGGCTTTTCTTCGGTGTCACCTCCGGCAACATAGATTCCATGCTGCACCACTATACCGCCAACAAAAAACTGCGGCATGACGATCCGTATTCTCCGGGAGGCCGACATGGGTTAAGGCCCAATAGGGCTGCCATAGTCTACTCCAACCTGATCCGCCAGGCCTACAAGGATGTGCCCATTGTGCTGGGAGGGATAGAGGCTTCTTTGCGCCGTCTGGCCCATTACGATTATTGGGACGATGCCGCGCGGCGCTCCATCCTGTTCGATGCCAGGGCCGACCTGCTGGTCTACGGAATGGGGGAGAAGGCGATTGGCAGGATAGCTCAGATACTGAATACTGAAGGCGGAATACAGAAACCTGTCCTGAGACTTGCAAACCTGCCCGACATCCGAATGGATTTAGAACTACAGGATATACCGGGGACGGCGGTCATTATCAGAGGTTCAGAACTTCAAAACATCGGAACTTCGGATACTGTGGAGTTGCCGTCGTTCGAGGAAGTATCCGCCTCAAAAGAAGCCTTCAACAGGGCATTCGTCATTGCGGCCAACGAGGCCAATCCATATTTCGGGAAAAGACTACTGCAGAAGCACGGCGACCGGTACCTATTGGTAAACCCGCCGGCCCTGCCGATGAACTCCGAAGAGCTTGATGCCGTCTATGCCTTGCCGTTTCAACGCCAGCCCCATCCGTCCTACACCGAGCCCATACCGGCATTGGAGACGGTCAAATGGTCAGTAACTTCCCATCGGGGCTGTTACGGCGGCTGCAGTTTCTGTACCTTGTTCTTTCATCAGGGGCCGGTGATCCAATCGCGCAGTATTGAATCTATTATTAATGAAATCGAATTGCTGGCCAGGGATCCCAAATTCAAAGGGATCATCAGCGATATCGGCGGACCCACCGCCAACATGTACGGGACGGGGTGCAAGATAGACGGCCGGGAGAGGTTCTGCCGGAAGCCCAGCTGCCTGGCTCCGCAGATGTGCGAAAATTTAAAACCGGGCCAGCATGCCAGCGTCAAGCTTTGGCATGAGGCGTTAAAAGTGCCGGGGGTCAAAAATATCTTTGTGGCCTCCGGGGTGCGCTACGATCTGGCCCTGCATGATCATAAGTATTCAAAGGAACTGATTCAAAAGCATACTGGCGGACATCTGAAAGTGGCTCCGGAGCATTGCGCCGCCAATGTTCTGAAACAGATGAATAAGCCTGCCCTGAGCGTCTTCATTGAATTCATAAAGATCTTCCGACATTTGAGCAAAAAGGAACAATACCTGGTGCCGTATCTTATCTCCAGCCATCCCGGCTGCAGTTATGATGATATGCTGGATCTGAAGAGCTTTCTTAAAAGGAACGATCTGGTCGTGGAGCAGGTGCAGGATTTCATTCCCCTGCCCATGACGGCCTCAGCCGCCATGTACCACACCGGCAGAAACCCCTATAGCGGCCAGGAGCTTTTTGTGGAAAAAACAGCGGCCGGGAAGCTGAGACAGAGATATGTCCTGGAGGCCGGCCGGGGTGATCAATGGGAAGGGAGCGGAAAAAATGAAAGAAAGTATAAACGATTAAAACAAACCAGAAGGAAGCCATGAAAAAACCCGCCAAGAACAAATGGGCCAAAGGGGAATATAAAAGGGCTATCATAGATCAGCGAAAATTTATGTGGGAACCGGAATACGTGGCCCTGCTGGCCAAATGGGCGGGGTTCAAACAGGGTCAGACGGTAGTTGATGTGGGATGCGGCCTGGG is a genomic window of Candidatus Edwardsbacteria bacterium containing:
- a CDS encoding YgiQ family radical SAM protein; amino-acid sequence: MTKTEMDSLGWEQCDIILVSGDAYVDHPSFGPAIIGRVLEAQGFKVGIIAQPDWHSPDDFTRLGRPRLFFGVTSGNIDSMLHHYTANKKLRHDDPYSPGGRHGLRPNRAAIVYSNLIRQAYKDVPIVLGGIEASLRRLAHYDYWDDAARRSILFDARADLLVYGMGEKAIGRIAQILNTEGGIQKPVLRLANLPDIRMDLELQDIPGTAVIIRGSELQNIGTSDTVELPSFEEVSASKEAFNRAFVIAANEANPYFGKRLLQKHGDRYLLVNPPALPMNSEELDAVYALPFQRQPHPSYTEPIPALETVKWSVTSHRGCYGGCSFCTLFFHQGPVIQSRSIESIINEIELLARDPKFKGIISDIGGPTANMYGTGCKIDGRERFCRKPSCLAPQMCENLKPGQHASVKLWHEALKVPGVKNIFVASGVRYDLALHDHKYSKELIQKHTGGHLKVAPEHCAANVLKQMNKPALSVFIEFIKIFRHLSKKEQYLVPYLISSHPGCSYDDMLDLKSFLKRNDLVVEQVQDFIPLPMTASAAMYHTGRNPYSGQELFVEKTAAGKLRQRYVLEAGRGDQWEGSGKNERKYKRLKQTRRKP